The window TCGGACACATCCATTCCCGTTCTTTTACATCCAAATCTTCATTGATGTGTTGGCAGTGGTGGCATGTTTTGCTTGTATTTTTTGCGTTTGTGAATTGTACACCGTCTGCTTCGGGTTTGTAGAGTTGGAATTTATCTTTAAGTCTTTGTATGAATCTCGATAGAGGAAATATCATGTTTTGCTCTCCTC is drawn from Methanobrevibacter millerae and contains these coding sequences:
- a CDS encoding zinc ribbon domain-containing protein, giving the protein GEQNMIFPLSRFIQRLKDKFQLYKPEADGVQFTNAKNTSKTCHHCQHINEDLDVKEREWMCPKCGKILDRDVNAAINILNRWCDGDSLVQT